In Sphingomonas sp. PAMC26645, one DNA window encodes the following:
- a CDS encoding PilZ domain-containing protein, protein MFSADFEAAKTVKRGAARSAIGLDAELDGLRRTLCRVSDISVSGARLRTYSALKVGSVIWLTRPLVGRVSATVKWADEYNSGCQFAEPLDAAMIEALLVEAGWK, encoded by the coding sequence ATGTTCAGCGCAGATTTCGAAGCCGCGAAGACAGTTAAGCGTGGCGCGGCCCGATCAGCGATCGGCTTAGATGCTGAGCTTGATGGCTTGCGTCGCACGTTGTGCCGAGTTTCGGATATTTCAGTCAGTGGTGCACGGCTCAGGACGTACTCCGCACTTAAGGTCGGTTCCGTCATCTGGTTGACCCGCCCGTTGGTAGGACGAGTTTCGGCAACAGTGAAATGGGCAGACGAGTACAATTCGGGCTGCCAGTTTGCCGAACCGTTGGATGCTGCGATGATCGAGGCCTTGCTGGTGGAGGCGGGGTGGAAGTAG
- a CDS encoding DEAD/DEAH box helicase family protein — MDDAMGHANIVLEPNTKITEMQINALGEDFETTKNGFIDFLLLDQDGRPLIVLEAKSEAKNPLSAKEQARRYAREQNARFVILSNGNIHYLWDLKQGNPSVITKFPSQAEIRDHHAFQPDAERLSSEVVDRDYIALTQMPGYLNEAGWKNEAERPAFIERTKLRFLRDYQKKAVHAVQRAANKGAVRFLFEMATGTGKTLTSAAIIKLFLRTGNARRVLFLVDRIELEVQADKAFKALLKNDFTCVIYKERRGDWRKADIVVTTVQSLLFNDKFRRFFAPTDFDLVISDEAHRSIGGNARAVFEYFVGFKLGLTATPKDYLKQSKSSMATRDPRDTERRLMLDTYRIFGCEGNDPTFRYALVDGVREGFLINPYVIDARTEITTQLLSDEGFVVETTDDNGNETKEAFAGKDFEKKFFADATNDVFCETFLKHGLHDPVTSEFGKAIVFAVSQNHAAKVAQVLNEMAEAIWPGRYQSDFAMQVTSEVMNAQTMTVQFANNNLAGRSNFNESYVTSRARVCVTVGMMTTGYDCPDILNLAMMRPIFSPSDFVQMKGRGTRKHWFAQEMRDPVRKAELAGLEKTQFRLFDFFANCEYFEEKFNYNEELRLPKIGAEPFASGVQSPARTFKGFETFQPDAIASHNEQQIGIEGMRVDRELFQKFEDMALADAALSAMVEQQNWEAATRRVIEHLFDKPDEFFSLEKLRRAAGLDRRLTVREIVEKAFGHIPRFKSKDELIDDEFQKFLLDQKPEQADRIAQMRYYFEAYIKDASVRKTIDDGHFAALNVNPRFRTSDLRAVPNEWRRGIPEYIKDYVSLKSG, encoded by the coding sequence TTGGACGACGCGATGGGGCACGCCAATATCGTGTTGGAGCCGAACACAAAAATCACCGAAATGCAGATCAACGCTCTTGGCGAAGATTTCGAGACTACCAAAAACGGGTTCATCGACTTTCTGCTACTTGATCAGGATGGCCGCCCCCTAATCGTACTCGAAGCCAAGTCTGAGGCGAAAAATCCGCTTTCTGCTAAAGAGCAAGCACGCCGATACGCGCGGGAGCAAAATGCTCGCTTCGTAATTCTTTCTAACGGCAACATCCATTATCTCTGGGACTTGAAGCAGGGCAACCCGAGCGTAATCACTAAGTTTCCAAGCCAAGCCGAAATCAGGGATCATCACGCCTTCCAGCCTGACGCCGAACGCTTGTCCAGCGAGGTCGTTGATCGCGATTATATCGCCCTCACCCAGATGCCCGGATACCTAAACGAAGCCGGATGGAAGAACGAGGCCGAACGTCCGGCTTTCATCGAGAGAACTAAGCTGCGGTTTTTGCGAGATTATCAGAAGAAAGCGGTCCATGCTGTCCAGCGCGCCGCGAATAAGGGAGCCGTGCGCTTTCTATTCGAAATGGCAACTGGCACCGGCAAAACGCTTACCTCAGCGGCGATCATCAAGCTTTTCCTGAGAACCGGCAATGCGCGCAGGGTGTTGTTCCTGGTCGATCGCATAGAGCTGGAGGTACAGGCGGACAAAGCGTTCAAGGCCCTGCTTAAGAACGATTTTACTTGTGTAATCTACAAAGAGCGGCGCGGGGATTGGCGCAAAGCAGATATCGTGGTCACGACCGTCCAGTCACTGCTGTTCAACGATAAATTCCGTCGGTTTTTTGCCCCGACAGATTTCGACCTCGTCATCTCGGACGAAGCGCACCGCTCGATCGGCGGCAACGCCCGCGCAGTGTTCGAATATTTCGTTGGCTTTAAGCTCGGCCTCACCGCCACACCCAAGGATTACCTGAAGCAATCAAAAAGCAGCATGGCAACACGCGATCCTCGGGATACCGAACGCCGGCTGATGCTGGACACGTATCGAATCTTCGGATGCGAAGGCAACGACCCGACTTTCCGCTATGCGCTGGTGGACGGCGTGCGGGAGGGATTCCTGATCAACCCCTATGTCATTGACGCCCGAACCGAGATCACGACCCAGCTGCTCTCAGATGAGGGGTTTGTAGTTGAAACAACGGACGACAACGGGAACGAAACCAAGGAAGCGTTCGCCGGGAAGGACTTCGAGAAGAAGTTCTTCGCTGATGCCACCAACGATGTTTTCTGCGAAACATTCCTCAAGCACGGCCTGCACGATCCGGTGACGAGCGAGTTCGGCAAGGCCATCGTCTTCGCCGTGAGCCAGAACCATGCGGCCAAGGTTGCTCAGGTTCTGAACGAAATGGCCGAAGCAATATGGCCTGGAAGATACCAATCTGACTTCGCAATGCAGGTCACCAGCGAAGTCATGAACGCGCAGACCATGACAGTGCAGTTCGCCAATAATAACCTTGCCGGGCGCAGCAACTTCAATGAAAGCTATGTCACCTCACGGGCGCGGGTCTGCGTCACCGTCGGCATGATGACGACTGGCTACGATTGCCCAGACATTCTGAACCTGGCGATGATGCGGCCGATCTTCAGCCCTTCGGACTTCGTGCAAATGAAAGGACGCGGCACTCGCAAACATTGGTTCGCACAGGAGATGCGAGACCCCGTGCGCAAGGCGGAGCTCGCCGGGCTCGAAAAGACCCAGTTCCGCCTGTTCGATTTTTTTGCCAATTGCGAATATTTTGAGGAAAAATTCAACTATAACGAAGAACTTCGGCTGCCTAAGATCGGTGCGGAGCCGTTTGCGTCGGGCGTCCAGTCCCCGGCGCGGACATTCAAGGGCTTCGAGACTTTCCAGCCCGATGCCATCGCAAGCCACAACGAGCAGCAGATCGGCATCGAGGGTATGCGCGTGGACCGCGAGCTCTTCCAGAAGTTCGAGGACATGGCCCTCGCCGATGCGGCGCTGAGCGCAATGGTCGAACAGCAGAATTGGGAAGCCGCAACCCGTCGGGTGATCGAGCATCTGTTCGACAAGCCGGATGAGTTTTTCAGCCTTGAAAAGCTGCGACGCGCGGCCGGTTTGGACCGCCGTCTTACAGTACGCGAAATCGTCGAGAAGGCATTCGGCCACATCCCGCGCTTTAAATCCAAGGACGAGCTGATCGACGACGAATTCCAGAAATTTCTGCTCGATCAGAAGCCTGAACAGGCCGATCGCATCGCCCAGATGCGCTATTATTTCGAGGCCTACATCAAGGACGCCAGCGTCCGCAAAACCATCGACGACGGCCATTTTGCCGCACTCAACGTCAACCCCCGCTTCCGGACGTCCGATCTGCGTGCGGTCCCCAATGAATGGCGCAGGGGCATCCCGGAATACATCAAGGACTATGTGTCCCTTAAGTCTGGTTAA